Sequence from the [Clostridium] scindens genome:
CAAGATTTCTTTGGGGCTCATCCTCGCTACCGTCAGAAATGATACAAGAACCGCGCACAACTGTATCACACATCCGCATGCTGCCGCGGCCAGAACATCCGCGCCTTTAATCCCCATCGTAACAGAATTTTCCATGTCCATAAGGTCCCCCGCAAACAGCAGGTTTCCTACGCCTCCCATTACCACATTCGCGCACAGCATGGCAGCCGCGAATGCTGCCAGATACAAAAGTATGCTTTCTATAAGAAGCTGTACCAGGATATCCTTTTTCCCAAGGCCCGCCGCAAGATAGATTCCCACCTCATGCTTCCGGTCTTTCATCCACATGAATAGGATCAGACATAGGATAGCCGCGCCTAATATAAGGATGGTTATGATGAATATCCCCGTCATCCGTATGACCTTCTCAAGCGGTTCGGACGACTTCAGGTACTTCCCATTATTCTCCTCGATGCGATAAGCTTCATCAAGACCCAGACTTTCTTTAAGGTTTTCTACCATCTCCTTAAAATTGCCGGAATCCCGGATATAGAAATTCACTCCATAGCGATACCAGTCTGTTTCATCGTCCCGCAGAATAGATACGATGCTATGACTCGTCTTTGCATCTATAAAAATATAGTTTTCCGGGATGTCGCATTCAGCCATCGAACTGCTATCCTTCGTCGCATTCTTTATGTGATAGATTCCCTTTACTTTGTATGTAAACGTTTGCCCTAAGGCTTCGTCGTTTCTGCCTTGGTAGCCTTGTGTGACAAGGCTATCAAACTCATCTCCCACACACAGGCTGTTATCTTTAGCAAAATTTTCAGAAATCAGGGCCATTCCTTCATCATCCGCCCGTATGTGCTCTCCTTCCTTCAGTTCTAACTCTCCCAGATAGAACTGCTCATTATACCGGGTATCCGTACTTCCCACAAATCTCGCCACATGGGCCAGATCTTCCTTCCCTTGCGCGCCAAACCGGCCCGGCGTAAGCAGAAGTTCGGGAGTGCACATATAATAGATTTCAATTCCATTATAAGCCATGATATTCGTATCCTTCAACACATCTTTGCAAAAATCATCCGTAAGCATCTCCGCCGCGCCCTCAACATCCAGATCGGGGATGATGGTAAAATATCCGCTTAGCTTCTCCTTTAACTGTGACGTGACTTCATTAGTCCTATTTCTGACCGCGCCTGCCACCAGCACGCTTAAAAGGCATACCCACATAATGGCAAATAGCATCAGACTCTTACCCTTTTTTCTTTTGATGTACAAAAGCGCTCTTTTCCAATTCTGCATAGTCGCACTCCTTTATGGCATGATTCTGAATCTCATATATTCTATCCATCCCGGCAAGGTTCTCTGTCTTATGTGTAATCACAATCAGCGTCTTGTCCGGGAAATCCTTTAATATATTATAATGCAGCAATTCATTGTATTTTTTGTCAATGTTGGCTGTTGCCTCGTCAAGCACAAGAATCGGAGATTTCTTGATGATCGCGCGCAGCAGTGCAATCTTCTGGCGTTCCCCGCCGGATAAGTTTTCGCCATTTTTCTCAAGCCGTGTCTCATATCCCTGTGGCAGTTTTCCGATAAATTCCTGCATATTCATCATCTTGCAAGTCCTGTCCATTTCTTCATCATCTATCTTGCGACCCATGGCAATGTTGGCTTTCACCGTATCCTTAAATAAATAGATATCCTGGCTTACAACTCCGAATAGATCTCTGTATTCCCCCAAGTCATACTCCTCTATCTCTTTCCCATCCAAGTAGATGCTCCCCTTTCCTGGTTTCAAAAAGCGCAGAAGCAGACTGATAAGCGTCGACTTTCCGCTCCCGTTATCCCCGATTATGGCAATCTTTTCTCCTTTGCGTATCTTGAGGCTAATATCTTTTAGCACCGGCTGATCTTCATATGCAAAATCCACATTCTCAAATCGTATCTCTTCTTTCAGTTCCTTGATATCCTGTCCAGGCTTAGAAGGCTTTTCGGTCTCCAGTTTAAAAAATTCACGCAGCCTTTTGGCTGATGGCTTCACTTGCGCAAAAAGGAATTTAAGATTGAATACAAGCGCGATTGGCCCGATGACATAATTACTGTAAGATATAAATGCCGTTAGCCCGCCGATGGTAAGGCTGCCGCCACAGATCAGATAACCGCCGATTCCATACAGGGCCGAGGTGACGGTCCATTGCAGGATAGAATCCCCAGACAGATTATACGTTTCCAGCAGATTGCTTCGTTTCCCCAGTTCCAGGACCTTTTTTTGCCTTCGCCTTAATTCCCTGCGCTCTTTTTTATAAAGATTCCATAATTTGACCTCCCGCATCCCGTTGATAGTATCTCCAAACCATGCGGAAAAATCGGTGGACTCCTGAATCCATTCTGCCACAGCCTCTTCCTTCCTTTTTGAGAAGAAACGGATTAGAAGATATTTAACCGGCACAATTGCAAGCACCAGCACTGCGAGTTTCCAATCAATTACGAACAGCCCGATTACCCCGCTTATAATCTGAAGGACATAACTGATTATACTCATTACGCTGCTGTCTACCAGTGTACCCACACCGCCTATATCCGTTGAAATCCGATTCATGATCTCTACGGAATTATTATGAGAAAAGTACTCCATCTTGGCAAAAAGAAGTCTTTGGAATACCTTGGTGTACAAGTTTAATATGACGCTATTCTGCAAATCCGTAAATAGTTTTGCCTGCAAAATATTGAGCGCCTCTTCAAGAACCGCCAATGCGAAAAGCACGCCTGAAAATATGAGAATCACTTGGAAGTCCTTGGCCATCATCCCCTGATCCATAATACGCTTCATCACCAGCGGTCTGTAAAACGACGTTCCAATCAATACTATGTAGCAAAAAAATATAAGAAATATCTGTCTTTTTCGCATATTCATCCCCTGCCCGCTATCCGGCATCTATGTCAAGATTCGATAAATCGTATCCGCTATGTCTTCTACATCCGCCGTTATACATCGTTCCTCATATATCGCCTCAAGGCTGTGTCCTTCCAGTTCTATCTCTATATCAAATGCAGCCTTATACCTGGCTGCATCTATCTCCTCTTTCTTTACAAGCACAAATATTAAATCCGTCTTATAATGGCAGTTCATGAACAACAGTTCATCCTCTAAATCATCCAGTTTCCCTATTTTTCGAAATCGGATATCATAGTCCATCGTCACGCTAGATATGCCTGTCGCCTGGACTTTATAGCATTCGAAAAATTGATCTGCCGCCTTACATGCTCCTTTGA
This genomic interval carries:
- a CDS encoding ABC transporter permease — encoded protein: MQNWKRALLYIKRKKGKSLMLFAIMWVCLLSVLVAGAVRNRTNEVTSQLKEKLSGYFTIIPDLDVEGAAEMLTDDFCKDVLKDTNIMAYNGIEIYYMCTPELLLTPGRFGAQGKEDLAHVARFVGSTDTRYNEQFYLGELELKEGEHIRADDEGMALISENFAKDNSLCVGDEFDSLVTQGYQGRNDEALGQTFTYKVKGIYHIKNATKDSSSMAECDIPENYIFIDAKTSHSIVSILRDDETDWYRYGVNFYIRDSGNFKEMVENLKESLGLDEAYRIEENNGKYLKSSEPLEKVIRMTGIFIITILILGAAILCLILFMWMKDRKHEVGIYLAAGLGKKDILVQLLIESILLYLAAFAAAMLCANVVMGGVGNLLFAGDLMDMENSVTMGIKGADVLAAAACGCVIQLCAVLVSFLTVARMSPKEILSTNQ
- a CDS encoding ABC transporter ATP-binding protein, whose translation is MRKRQIFLIFFCYIVLIGTSFYRPLVMKRIMDQGMMAKDFQVILIFSGVLFALAVLEEALNILQAKLFTDLQNSVILNLYTKVFQRLLFAKMEYFSHNNSVEIMNRISTDIGGVGTLVDSSVMSIISYVLQIISGVIGLFVIDWKLAVLVLAIVPVKYLLIRFFSKRKEEAVAEWIQESTDFSAWFGDTINGMREVKLWNLYKKERRELRRRQKKVLELGKRSNLLETYNLSGDSILQWTVTSALYGIGGYLICGGSLTIGGLTAFISYSNYVIGPIALVFNLKFLFAQVKPSAKRLREFFKLETEKPSKPGQDIKELKEEIRFENVDFAYEDQPVLKDISLKIRKGEKIAIIGDNGSGKSTLISLLLRFLKPGKGSIYLDGKEIEEYDLGEYRDLFGVVSQDIYLFKDTVKANIAMGRKIDDEEMDRTCKMMNMQEFIGKLPQGYETRLEKNGENLSGGERQKIALLRAIIKKSPILVLDEATANIDKKYNELLHYNILKDFPDKTLIVITHKTENLAGMDRIYEIQNHAIKECDYAELEKSAFVHQKKKG